A window of Dickeya zeae NCPPB 2538 contains these coding sequences:
- the moaB gene encoding molybdenum cofactor biosynthesis protein B: MSKVSSEFVPLRVAVMTISSRRTADDDTSGDYLREALQHDGHHLAGSAIVSENLYHIRAQVSAWIAREDVQVILINGGTGFTAGDLAPEAIRVLFDREIEGFGELFRMVSYEEIGTATIQSRAIAGMANQTAIFAMPGSTKACRTAWERIIREQLDARQKPCNLYPHLKK; the protein is encoded by the coding sequence ATGAGCAAGGTCAGCAGTGAATTTGTTCCTCTGCGTGTGGCGGTAATGACGATATCCTCCCGCCGTACGGCCGACGACGACACGTCTGGTGATTATCTGCGCGAAGCATTGCAGCATGATGGGCACCATCTGGCGGGCAGCGCGATTGTTAGTGAAAACCTCTACCACATCCGTGCACAGGTATCTGCCTGGATAGCCCGCGAGGATGTGCAGGTGATTCTGATTAACGGTGGTACCGGCTTTACCGCTGGCGATCTCGCACCGGAAGCTATCCGGGTATTGTTTGATCGCGAAATCGAAGGATTTGGCGAACTGTTCCGCATGGTGTCCTATGAAGAGATAGGCACTGCTACTATCCAGTCGCGCGCCATTGCCGGTATGGCTAACCAAACGGCGATTTTTGCGATGCCGGGCTCGACCAAAGCCTGTCGTACCGCCTGGGAGCGGATTATTCGCGAGCAACTGGATGCGCGCCAGAAACCCTGTAACCTCTATCCTCACCTGAAAAAGTAA
- the moaD gene encoding molybdopterin synthase sulfur carrier subunit yields the protein MITVLFFAQVRELTGIDRLSLPADYQDVASLRQALCERGDRWALALEDGKLLAAVNQSLVAMTHPLTDGDEVAFFPPVTGG from the coding sequence ATGATTACGGTGTTATTTTTCGCGCAGGTGCGCGAGCTCACCGGTATTGACCGGTTATCCCTGCCTGCCGACTATCAGGATGTGGCATCGCTGCGTCAGGCGCTGTGTGAACGTGGCGACCGCTGGGCGCTGGCGCTGGAAGACGGCAAGCTGCTGGCGGCGGTTAACCAGTCGCTGGTGGCGATGACGCATCCGCTGACCGATGGCGACGAAGTGGCGTTTTTCCCGCCGGTTACCGGAGGCTGA
- a CDS encoding ABC transporter permease translates to MALMALLLSLLALLPLGFVVGVTFTTGWETVKTLVFRPRVGELLLNTVLLVAITLPLCTLFGVALAWLTERTTLPGRRMWSLLLTAPLAVPAFVQSYAWISLLPGMNGLAAGVFLSVLAYFPFIYLPAAAVLRRLDPSLEDVATSLGARPWRVFFRVVLPQLRLAIWGGSLLIALHLLAEYGLYAMIRFDTFTTAIFEQFQSTFNGLAANMLAGVLVLCCLGLLSLEALTRGRARYARVGSGSARSQTPWRLSSSAALMYGLLPLALTTLALGVPLMTLARWLWLGGIEVWRNDELWPALRQTLWLGISGAVLVTLCAFPMAWLSVRYPSRLYRLLEGCNYVTSALPGIVVALALVTVTIHTLRPLYQTEFTLLLAYVLMFMPRALINLRAGIAQAPVELENVARSLGCSPGRALWRITLRLAAPGAAAGAALVFLAVTNELTATLLLAPNGTRTLATGFWALTSEIDYMAAAPYALIMVVLSLPLTWLLYSQSKRTAGL, encoded by the coding sequence ATGGCGCTGATGGCGCTACTGCTGTCACTGCTGGCGTTATTGCCGCTGGGTTTCGTCGTGGGGGTAACCTTTACTACGGGCTGGGAAACAGTAAAGACGCTGGTATTCCGGCCCCGGGTTGGGGAACTGTTGCTCAATACCGTGTTGCTGGTGGCGATCACGTTGCCGCTGTGCACGCTGTTTGGGGTAGCGTTAGCCTGGTTGACCGAACGTACCACGTTGCCGGGGCGTCGGATGTGGTCGCTGTTACTGACCGCACCACTGGCGGTGCCCGCCTTTGTCCAGAGTTACGCCTGGATCAGCCTGCTGCCTGGCATGAATGGCCTGGCGGCAGGCGTGTTTCTGTCGGTGCTCGCCTATTTCCCGTTTATTTATCTGCCGGCGGCAGCGGTACTGCGTCGGCTTGATCCCAGTCTGGAAGATGTGGCGACCTCGCTGGGTGCCAGACCCTGGCGCGTTTTTTTTCGTGTGGTGCTGCCGCAACTGCGTCTGGCGATATGGGGCGGCTCGCTGCTGATTGCGTTACACCTGCTGGCGGAATATGGCCTGTACGCCATGATCCGCTTTGATACCTTCACCACCGCGATTTTCGAGCAGTTCCAGTCGACGTTTAACGGCCTGGCGGCAAACATGCTGGCAGGCGTGCTGGTGCTGTGCTGTCTGGGGCTGTTATCGCTGGAAGCCCTGACGCGGGGGCGTGCGCGCTATGCCCGCGTGGGTTCCGGTAGCGCTCGCAGTCAGACCCCCTGGCGGCTGTCGTCATCAGCCGCGTTGATGTACGGATTACTGCCGCTGGCGTTAACCACGCTGGCGCTCGGTGTTCCGTTGATGACGCTGGCCCGCTGGTTGTGGCTTGGCGGCATAGAGGTATGGCGTAATGACGAACTGTGGCCCGCGCTGCGTCAGACTCTGTGGCTGGGTATCAGCGGTGCTGTGTTGGTCACGCTGTGTGCGTTCCCGATGGCCTGGTTGTCGGTACGCTATCCCTCACGACTGTATCGCCTGCTGGAAGGGTGCAATTACGTGACCAGCGCGTTGCCGGGCATTGTGGTCGCGCTGGCGCTGGTCACCGTGACTATTCATACTCTGCGACCGCTTTATCAGACTGAATTCACCTTACTGTTGGCCTATGTGCTGATGTTTATGCCACGGGCGTTGATCAACCTGCGCGCGGGTATTGCGCAAGCGCCGGTTGAGCTGGAGAACGTGGCGCGCAGTCTGGGATGTTCACCGGGGCGTGCATTGTGGCGCATTACGCTCAGGCTGGCAGCACCGGGTGCGGCGGCCGGGGCGGCGCTGGTGTTTCTGGCGGTGACCAACGAATTGACCGCCACCTTGCTACTGGCACCCAACGGCACCCGGACGCTGGCGACCGGTTTCTGGGCGTTGACCAGTGAAATTGACTATATGGCGGCCGCACCTTATGCGCTGATTATGGTGGTGCTGTCGCTCCCGCTGACCTGGTTGCTTTATTCCCAATCGAAACGCACGGCAGGCTTATGA
- the moaC gene encoding cyclic pyranopterin monophosphate synthase MoaC, with translation MSQLTHINAAGEAAMVDVSDKAETVREARAEAFVEMAPHTLSMIIDGKHHKGDVFATARIAGIQAAKRTWELIPLCHPLLLSKVAVELEAQPEHNRVRIESLCRLTGKTGVEMEALTAASVAALTIYDMCKAVQKDMVIGPVRLLAKSGGKSGDFKAEAS, from the coding sequence ATGTCACAACTGACCCACATTAATGCCGCCGGTGAAGCGGCGATGGTGGATGTTTCCGACAAGGCAGAGACCGTGCGTGAAGCACGTGCCGAAGCCTTTGTGGAAATGGCACCGCATACCCTGTCGATGATTATCGACGGCAAGCATCATAAAGGCGATGTGTTCGCCACCGCCCGTATCGCCGGCATTCAGGCCGCCAAACGCACCTGGGAGTTAATCCCGCTGTGCCACCCGCTATTGCTCAGTAAAGTTGCCGTTGAATTGGAAGCGCAACCGGAACATAACCGGGTGCGCATCGAATCCCTGTGTCGGTTAACCGGTAAGACCGGGGTGGAAATGGAAGCATTGACCGCCGCCTCGGTCGCGGCGTTGACCATTTATGACATGTGCAAAGCGGTGCAGAAAGACATGGTGATAGGGCCGGTACGGCTGTTGGCGAAAAGCGGGGGTAAATCCGGTGACTTTAAGGCGGAGGCATCATGA
- a CDS encoding iron ABC transporter substrate-binding protein, giving the protein MKRRIASLFPATLLASSLMMGLSFGAQAEDAGIVIYNAQHENLVKSWVDGFTQDTGIKVTLRNGGDSELGNQLVQEGSASPADVFLTENSPSMVLVDNANLFAPLDADTLAQVEPQYRPSHGRWIGIAARSTVFVYNPEKLTEAQLPKSLMDLAKPEWKGRWAASPSGADFQAIVSAMLELKGEKATLDWLKAMKTNFTAYKGNSTVMKAVNAGQVDSGVIYHYYPFVDGAKTGENSKNVRLYYFKHQDPGAFVSISGGGVLASSKHKEQAQAFMKWITGKKGQEVLRTNTAFEYAVGVNAASNPKLVPLKDLQAPSVDAAKLNGKKVVELMTEAGLL; this is encoded by the coding sequence ATGAAACGGCGTATAGCTTCCCTGTTCCCCGCCACATTGCTGGCGTCTTCCCTGATGATGGGACTGTCCTTCGGCGCACAGGCGGAGGATGCAGGTATTGTGATTTACAACGCACAGCATGAAAACCTGGTGAAATCCTGGGTAGACGGCTTCACTCAGGATACCGGTATTAAAGTGACGCTGCGTAACGGCGGCGATAGCGAGTTGGGTAACCAACTGGTGCAGGAAGGCAGTGCGTCACCGGCTGACGTATTTTTGACGGAAAACTCGCCATCGATGGTGCTGGTGGATAACGCCAACCTGTTCGCACCGCTGGATGCCGACACGCTGGCGCAGGTGGAGCCGCAGTACCGTCCATCCCATGGGCGCTGGATTGGTATCGCGGCCCGTTCGACGGTATTTGTTTACAACCCGGAAAAACTGACCGAAGCACAATTACCGAAATCATTGATGGATCTGGCGAAACCAGAATGGAAAGGACGCTGGGCGGCGTCTCCGTCGGGTGCAGACTTTCAGGCGATTGTCAGCGCGATGCTGGAGTTGAAAGGCGAAAAAGCAACGCTGGACTGGCTGAAGGCGATGAAAACCAACTTCACGGCCTATAAAGGTAACAGCACGGTGATGAAAGCGGTGAACGCCGGTCAGGTCGACAGCGGCGTTATCTATCATTACTACCCGTTTGTCGACGGTGCGAAAACTGGCGAAAACAGTAAAAATGTCCGTTTGTACTACTTTAAGCATCAGGATCCGGGTGCGTTCGTCAGCATCTCTGGCGGCGGCGTGCTGGCATCGAGCAAGCATAAAGAACAGGCTCAGGCATTCATGAAGTGGATCACCGGCAAGAAAGGCCAGGAAGTGCTGCGCACCAATACCGCGTTTGAATACGCTGTGGGCGTCAATGCGGCTTCTAACCCGAAACTGGTTCCGCTGAAAGACTTGCAGGCTCCTTCCGTGGACGCTGCCAAACTCAACGGCAAGAAAGTGGTTGAGCTGATGACCGAAGCGGGTCTGCTGTAA
- the moaE gene encoding molybdopterin synthase catalytic subunit MoaE, whose amino-acid sequence MDTRIRVGQEPFSVGDEYSWLSTSDTDGAVVTFTGKVRNHNLGDNVSALTLEHYPGMTEKALAEIIEAARERWPIQRVSLIHRVGALFPGDEIVFVGVSGAHRQAAFDAAQFIMDYLKTRAPFWKREATQDGDRWVDARDSDRQAAERWS is encoded by the coding sequence ATGGACACACGTATTCGGGTAGGACAGGAACCGTTCAGCGTAGGCGACGAGTACAGCTGGCTGTCAACCAGCGATACTGACGGCGCCGTCGTCACGTTCACCGGCAAAGTGCGTAACCATAATCTGGGGGATAACGTCAGTGCGTTAACCCTGGAGCATTATCCGGGGATGACGGAAAAAGCGCTGGCTGAGATTATCGAGGCGGCACGTGAGCGCTGGCCGATTCAGCGTGTCAGCCTGATTCATCGTGTCGGGGCGCTTTTCCCCGGTGACGAAATCGTGTTTGTTGGCGTCAGCGGTGCCCACCGTCAGGCTGCGTTTGATGCGGCGCAATTCATCATGGATTACCTCAAAACGCGTGCACCGTTCTGGAAGCGGGAAGCCACGCAGGATGGTGACCGTTGGGTCGATGCCCGTGATAGCGATCGACAGGCGGCAGAACGCTGGTCCTAA
- a CDS encoding ABC transporter ATP-binding protein, giving the protein MNTLELYGIGKSFNAVTVLDGIDLQVAPGSRTAIVGPSGSGKTTLLRIIAGFEAPDKGTVRLQTRVVADADQWVPAHLRGIGFVPQDGALFPHFTVAQNIGFGLEGSKQDKQRRIDELMEMVSLDSRLAALWPHELSGGQQQRVALARALSQRPALMLLDEPFSALDTGLRAATRQAVSALLAEAGVASILVTHDQAEALSFADQVAVMRQGRLVQVGSPQSLYLRPADEGIAAFLGDTLVLPAQLTGGRAACALGDVAVDDNQSAGVARIMLRPEQIQVTLAEPHATPQAVVTGIEFAGFVSTLRLRMTQGEQVIELKSVSREEIVVGCGVNLTVAGRAHRLD; this is encoded by the coding sequence ATGAATACGCTCGAACTTTATGGCATCGGTAAATCGTTTAACGCCGTTACGGTGCTCGATGGCATCGACTTGCAGGTCGCACCGGGCAGCCGCACGGCGATTGTCGGCCCTTCTGGTTCCGGTAAAACCACGCTGCTGCGTATCATCGCCGGTTTTGAAGCGCCCGATAAAGGCACCGTGCGTTTGCAAACACGCGTTGTAGCCGATGCGGATCAGTGGGTGCCTGCGCACCTGCGTGGTATCGGTTTTGTACCGCAGGATGGCGCGCTGTTTCCGCATTTTACCGTGGCGCAGAATATTGGTTTCGGGCTTGAGGGCAGTAAGCAGGACAAACAGCGGCGTATTGATGAGTTGATGGAAATGGTGTCGCTGGACTCACGGCTGGCGGCGTTGTGGCCACATGAACTGTCCGGCGGTCAGCAACAGCGGGTTGCGTTGGCGCGCGCCTTGTCGCAACGCCCGGCGTTGATGCTACTGGATGAGCCGTTTTCCGCGCTGGATACCGGCCTGCGTGCTGCTACCCGTCAGGCGGTGTCGGCGCTGCTGGCGGAGGCCGGTGTGGCGTCCATTCTGGTCACCCATGATCAGGCAGAGGCGTTGTCGTTTGCCGATCAGGTCGCGGTAATGCGTCAGGGACGGTTAGTGCAGGTAGGGTCGCCGCAGTCGCTGTACCTGCGCCCGGCGGATGAAGGTATCGCCGCGTTTCTGGGCGATACGCTGGTGTTGCCTGCACAGCTTACTGGGGGGCGTGCCGCCTGTGCGCTGGGGGATGTGGCAGTGGATGATAATCAGTCTGCCGGGGTGGCGCGTATCATGTTGCGCCCGGAGCAGATTCAGGTCACGCTGGCCGAACCTCACGCAACGCCACAGGCGGTGGTGACCGGCATTGAGTTCGCCGGATTTGTCTCTACGCTACGTCTGCGCATGACACAAGGCGAACAGGTGATCGAACTGAAAAGCGTGAGTCGGGAAGAGATTGTTGTGGGCTGTGGCGTCAATCTGACGGTGGCAGGACGGGCGCATCGGCTTGACTAA